A window from Kluyveromyces lactis strain NRRL Y-1140 chromosome E complete sequence encodes these proteins:
- the MSS2 gene encoding Mss2p (similar to uniprot|P40990 Saccharomyces cerevisiae YDL107W MSS2 Peripherally bound inner membrane protein of the mitochondrial matrix required for export of C-terminal tail of Cox2p through the inner membrane), producing the protein MLGFRSCILVSSRRLISSLANKRPPLHEIFPQKKMVSRILFELDSRLAYNKLYPMYEKLYEGLDTGNDVDIPNSIKGKDLMIMKKVLEKVRHKTKAINKNLLALENVLLDRAAEIGDNDAISLLCFDVLKDPDSNTEDDVSHAKKLIKNLYQMNHPLTVKLTADIALKNHDDATAEVYYMKFLDLQNDTFLAGEVYGQLGQIHFRKPNLIEAEKCFLKSIKLCPIDYSVRSYFLLGQMYVNNDIFKARYLIESSATQGFKESFRTLGLLEMNYFKNYPKAQEWFKLGMELYDTECFVGYFDCTMKNNELLLAKRCYESMEKLAENNQDVNRLFEDFSSHRASDIQKIKEYSPNASINTWQSLTPGDTTVKVSKSNTWNL; encoded by the coding sequence ATGCTTGGTTTTAGAAGCTGTATCTTGGTATCAAGCAGGAGACTGATTTCCAGTTTAGCCAACAAACGGCCACCATTGCATGAGATCTTCCcacaaaagaagatggttAGCAGGATATTGTTTGAGCTCGATAGTCGGCTTGCATACAATAAGCTATATCCTATGTATGAGAAGCTTTATGAGGGACTAGACACTGGTAATGATGTTGATATACCCAATAGCATCAAAGGGAAAGACttaatgataatgaaaaaagtTCTTGAGAAAGTGAGGCATAAGACTAAAGCTATCAACAAGAACCTATTAGCCTTGGAGAATGTTTTGTTGGATAGGGCTGCTGAGATCGGAGACAATGATGCTATATCGCTCTTATGTTTTGATGTTCTAAAGGATCCAGACAGTAATACTGAAGATGACGTATCTCATgcaaagaaattgattaAGAACCTCTATCAAATGAATCACCCTTTAACCGTCAAACTAACTGCTGATATAGCTCTGAAGAACCATGACGATGCTACTGCCGAAGTGTACTAtatgaaatttttggatttACAGAATGATACTTTCTTAGCTGGAGAAGTATACGGTCAATTGGGCCAGATCCACTTTAGAAAACCGAATCTTATTGAAGCAGAGAAATGTTTCTTAAAATCAATCAAACTTTGTCCTATTGATTACTCGGTACGATCGTACTTTTTGTTAGGACAAATGTATGTGAATAACGATATATTTAAAGCCAGGTACTTAATTGAAAGCAGTGCCACCCAAGGCTTCAAGGAATCATTTAGAACACTAGGGTTGCTCGAAATGAATTACTTCAAGAATTACCCCAAAGCTCAGGAATGGTTTAAGTTGGGAATGGAACTCTATGATACTGAATGTTTCGTTGGCTATTTCGATTGtacaatgaaaaataatgaaTTATTGCTGGCTAAGAGATGTTATGAAAGTATGGAAAAGCTTGCTGAAAACAATCAAGATGTAAATCGACTCTTTGAGGATTTCAGCTCCCATAGAGCATCagatattcaaaaaattaaagaGTATAGCCCAAATGCTTCCATAAATACTTGGCAAAGTTTAACTCCTGGTGACACCACAGTTAAGgtatcaaaatcaaatacATGGAATCTATGA
- a CDS encoding NAD(P)/FAD-dependent oxidoreductase (conserved hypothetical protein), which produces MVLKFQANCRSLIRPLFSRFYSAPVDYSHAVIGAGVVGLAIANELTKVPGNKVIVLEKNAKIGQETSSRNSEVIHAGLYYPVDSLKTKFCIEGNHIIYNELNPRKTGVDWLKCGKWVVAQTDFEDAYVERMYYKAKYELNLPVEILPSHKTQWQEPAVIVERSALVSPTTGIIDSHSLIEYLSAMVDNQGGDTVIGSEVKDIQFLGSSYALQCVETLNGTAEEVEIRVENVINAAGLYADKIANMILPPERQVKQYYAKGNYFTSKTQVPAVRRLIYPVPPRNGKSLGTHLTIDLNHQVRFGPDLEYVDSADDLIPNPLNIEDAAKTITRYFPHLQPGELEASYCGIRPKLAAPGDTEFKDFYIKEEEGFPGFVNLLGIESPGLTSSIPIGRYVKKILHG; this is translated from the coding sequence ATGGTGCTAAAATTCCAAGCTAATTGTCGCTCTTTGATTCGACCATTGTTTTCACGTTTTTATTCGGCTCCTGTTGATTATTCGCATGCTGTTATCGGTGCAGGTGTAGTCGGACTGGCTATTGCCAACGAACTTACCAAAGTCCCAGGCAATAAAGTGATTGTTTTGGAGAAGAATGCAAAGATTGGCCAAGAAACTTCGAGCCGTAATAGTGAGGTGATTCATGCTGGTTTGTATTACCCAGTAGATTCGTTAAAAACGAAGTTTTGTATTGAAGGAAACCATATCATATACAATGAATTGAATCCCAGGAAGACTGGTGTCGATTGGCTGAAATGTGGTAAGTGGGTTGTGGCACAAACTGATTTCGAAGATGCATATGTTGAACGTATGTACTATAAAGCGAAATATGAGTTAAATCTTCCAGTAGAAATTTTGCCCAGTCACAAGACTCAATGGCAAGAGCCAGCTGTAATAGTCGAAAGAAGTGCACTTGTATCTCCAACCACGGGTATCATCGACTCACattctttgatagaatACCTCTCTGCTATGGTTGATAACCAGGGGGGTGATACTGTGATTGGATCTGAAGTTAAggatattcaatttttaGGATCTAGCTACGCTCTCCAATGCGTGGAAACGCTGAATGGTACTGCAGAAGAAGTCGAGATTCGTGTAGAAAATGTTATCAACGCTGCTGGATTATATGCAGACAAGATTGCTAATATGATCTTACCACCTGAACGTCAGGTAAAGCAATATTATGCCAAGGGCAATTATTTCACTTCGAAGACTCAAGTTCCAGCTGTGAGAAGATTGATCTATCCTGTGCCTCCCAGAAATGGCAAATCATTGGGAACTCATTTGACCATTGATTTAAATCATCAAGTGAGATTCGGTCCTGATCTTGAATATGTTGACTCTGCGGATGATCTGATCCCAAACCCGCTGAATATTGAAGACGCTGCCAAAACCATCACAAGATATTTCCCTCATCTGCAACCAGGTGAATTAGAGGCTTCATACTGCGGTATCAGGCCTAAATTAGCAGCACCAGGTGACacagaattcaaagatttctatattaaagaagaagaaggattCCCGGGGTTTGTTAACCTGCTAGGTATCGAATCTCCAGGTTTAACGTCAAGTATCCCAATCGGGAGATACGTGAAGAAGATACTTCACGGTTAG
- the KIN28 gene encoding TFIIH complex serine/threonine-protein kinase subunit KIN28 (highly similar to uniprot|P06242 Saccharomyces cerevisiae YDL108W KIN28 Serine/threonine protein kinase subunit of the transcription factor TFIIH involved in transcription initiation at RNA polymerase II promoters), giving the protein MTLKSTVDDYTKEKKAGEGTYAVVYLGTKKSTGRSIAVKEIKTSQFKDGLDMSALREVKFLQELKHVNVIELVDVFMANDNLNLVLEFLPADLEIIIKDTSIMFSPADIKSWILMTLRGVHHCHRNFILHRDLKPNNLLLAPDGQLKIADFGLARLMASPQEILTSNVVTRWYRAPELLFGAKHYTSAVDIWSVGVIFAELMLRIPYLPGKDDVDQINVTFRALGTPTDADWPEVSSFSNYNKIQIYPPPSREELRRRFIAATENALELISGMMIMNPKKRWDAVKCLQSQYFQELPEPTLPQDLPKLNK; this is encoded by the coding sequence ATGACCCTAAAATCTACTGTTGATGACTATACTAAGGAGAAAAAGGCTGGTGAAGGTACGTATGCCGTGGTTTATTTGGGAACTAAGAAGTCCACTGGAAGGAGTATTGCGGTGAAGGAGATCAAGACCTCACAGTTCAAAGATGGACTTGACATGTCAGCATTACGTGAAGTGAAGTTTCTACAAGAGTTGAAGCATGTGAATGTTATTGAATTAGTAGACGTTTTCATGGCAAACgataatttgaatttagTGTTGGAGTTTCTACCTGCCGACTTGGAGATCATTATTAAGGACACTTCTATTATGTTCAGTCCAGCAGATATTAAGTCCTGGATTCTAATGACTTTGAGAGGTGTACACCATTGTCATAGAAACTTCATACTTCATAGAGATTTGAAGCCAAATAATTTACTATTAGCACCTGATGGTCAATTGAAAATCGCAGATTTTGGTCTAGCCAGACTAATGGCGTCACCACAGGAGATTTTGACCAGTAACGTTGTTACCAGATGGTACAGAGCACCGGAGCTCTTATTTGGTGCAAAACACTACACCTCTGCGGTCGATATCTGGTCTGTCGGTGTTATATTCGCAGAATTAATGTTGAGAATTCCTTATTTGCCGGGGAAAGATGATGTTGATCAGATAAACGTAACATTCCGTGCGTTAGGAACTCCTACTGATGCGGATTGGCCTGAAGTTTCTAGTTTTAGCAATTATAATAAGATTCAAATATATCCACCTCCATCGAGAGAGGAattgagaagaagattcatAGCGGCTACGGAAAATGCACTTGAACTGATAAGTGggatgatgataatgaacCCTAAAAAGAGATGGGATGCAGTCAAGTGTCTACAAAGTCAATATTTCCAGGAATTGCCGGAGCCTACACTTCCACAAGATCTTCCTAAGCTcaataaatga
- the MRF1 gene encoding Mrf1p (similar to uniprot|P30775 Saccharomyces cerevisiae YGL143C MRF1 Mitochondrial polypeptide chain release factor involved in stop codon recognition and hydrolysis of the peptidyl-tRNA bond during mitochondrial translation lack of MRF1 causes mitochondrial genome instability), producing the protein MISKLFGRGKFFRNVALQVRFNSSEAVEFRPLHSSLISRAELYVNELRELEDLLSQGGSFDLEKQKNFAKLSTIVDSYSKYREEVNQYKELQEILELDPSLREEAEADIAALLPDLNKTGDSLLNKLLPPHPFADKPSILELRPGVGGSEAMIFTQDLLNMYINYANYHKWKWNLISKTENASGSGVLEAILNIDEPGSYDKLKFEAGVHRVQRVPATESKGRTHTSTAAVIVLPKMGEESESDAYERTFKPDEIRIDVMRASGKGGQHVNTTDSAVRLTHYPSGIVISMQEERSQHRNKAKAFAILRARLAEKERLEKEEKERNARKDQVSTTDRSDKIRTYNYPQNRITDHRCGFTLYDIEGVMKGERLDDVIDAMDAFSSEQKAKQLLQDMSA; encoded by the coding sequence ATGATCTCAAAATTGTTTGGAAGAGGAAAGTTCTTTCGAAACGTGGCTCTTCAAGTCAGATTTAACAGTTCTGAAGCCGTCGAATTTCGACCATTGCACTCATCGCTAATATCAAGAGCAGAGCTGTATGTCAATGAATTGCGAGAGTTAGAGGACCTGTTGTCGCAGGGTGGATCCTTCGATCttgagaaacagaagaatttTGCCAAACTATCTACGATTGTGGATTCGTATTCCAAATACAGAGAAGAAGTCAATCAGTATAAAGAACTACAGGAGATACTGGAATTAGATCCATCATTACGAGAAGAAGCCGAAGCAGACATAGCAGCACTACTCCCAGATTTGAACAAGACAGGGGACTCTTTATTGAATAAACTCCTACCGCCTCATCCTTTTGCAGATAAACCCAGTATATTAGAACTAAGGCCTGGTGTCGGTGGTTCTGAAGCTATGATATTCACTCAAGATCTGTTGAACATGTACATTAACTATGCAAATTATCATAAATGGAAATGGAACCTAATATCAAAAACTGAGAACGCAAGCGGTAGCGGAGTCCTGGAAGCAATCTTGAATATAGATGAACCAGGTTCTTAtgataaattgaaattcgAAGCCGGAGTTCATCGTGTTCAAAGAGTGCCTGCCACAGAATCAAAGGGAAGAACTCATACTTCCACTGCGGCCGTCATTGTGCTACCCAAAATGGGTGAAGAAAGTGAATCTGATGCATACGAGAGGACTTTCAAGCCAGATGAGATTCGTATCGATGTCATGAGAGCCAGTGGTAAAGGTGGGCAGCATGTCAACACTACAGATTCTGCTGTCAGGTTGACACATTATCCATCAGGCATTGTGATTTCAATGCAGGAAGAAAGGTCTCAACACAGAAACAAAGCCAAAGCCTTTGCTATCCTACGAGCAAGGTTGGCCGAAAAGGAAAGGCTTGAGAAAGAGGAGAAAGAGAGGAATGCAAGGAAAGATCAAGTTTCCACGACAGACAGATCTGACAAGATCAGAACTTATAATTACCCACAGAATAGAATCACGGACCATAGATGTGGCTTCACACTATATGATATCGAGGGGGTCATGAAGGGTGAGAGGCTAGATGATGTAATTGATGCTATGGACGCGTTTAGTTCTGAGCAGAAGGCTAAGCAATTACTTCAGGACATGTCAGCTTGA
- the ROG1 gene encoding putative lipase ROG1 (similar to uniprot|P53118 Saccharomyces cerevisiae YGL144C ROG1 Protein with putative serine active lipase domain and similar to uniprot|Q12451 Saccharomyces cerevisiae YDL109C OSH2 oxysterol-binding proteins) translates to MQSMLRYIIPSTMRQNAKHQRDQWLKMTASDHDIMYHFQSSLRIGELERYIFTYDLYMGDEIPSDLTLDSLWLKIKNIENVTLRAAYLMGPYVLYADVRTKDYHHKQRLFISADQPQFESNIQPQQDFIAELSLHNLKKRYVWIVDIASQILFTKQASINFSITVGGSKESISVDSARNIQLGVQSSRMKVDRLTTADLWNASLLSKSVFGRRKEHLVILTHGLHSNVTSDLFYIKEQIEKTQNQHEEMLVVKGFTDNVCKTEKGIKWLGTRLAEHIVHNLYNDATVKISFIGHSLGGLVQSFAIAYISYNYPKFFEQVEPVNFITMASPMLGIVSDNAVYIQRLLAMGIAGKTGQDLSLQTYNGLKQPLLQTLSSSSALRRILKCFKSCTVYANACNDGIVPLYTSALLFLDYDDILDKLNMNTEDLQTDFFQRNFISPLTKAMDILMPQRVSQNGTKIPVASMLDSAYSVLIPPLPDKSYITDPKTRKDVVVHDKVYSGQDIPDHQSNSQLEVMNSSNVLLKTFNIAFGGQYKKLEEQIARNWHKDVKWRKVIINLKPDAHNNIITRRRFSNAYGWPVVDHLTETHFLNDDKSSRSWKLDPISKDEDFDWIVKPTVDSVFDVGPTGMICTFGEMLENLKTSTLEGMTESTVPTSYSQEELFKYEDCLDRDGGILP, encoded by the coding sequence ATGCAAAGTATGCTTAGATACATAATCCCTTCAACGATGAGACAAAATGCAAAGCACCAACGGGATCAGTGGTTAAAAATGACTGCATCAGATCATGATATCATGTACCATTTCCAGTCGTCGTTGCGAATAGGGGAGCTAGAGCGATATATTTTCACTTATGACCTTTATATGGGAGATGAGATACCCAGTGATTTAACGTTGGATTCATTGTGGttgaagatcaaaaacattgaaaacgTGACGCTCAGGGCAGCGTATTTGATGGGGCCCTACGTGTTGTACGCGGATGTGCGAACGAAGGATTACCACCACAAACAAAGATTATTCATTTCTGCTGATCAACCTCAGTTTGAGTCTAATATTCAACCGCAACAGGATTTTATTGCGGAGCTTTCATTGCACAACTTGAAGAAACGGTACGTATGGATTGTTGACATTGCAAGCCAAATCTTATTTACCAAACAGGCATCGATAAACTTTTCTATCACCGTAGGTGGTAGTAAGGAATCAATAAGTGTGGACTCAGCAAGAAATATCCAGTTGGGGGTACAGAGTTCAAGAATGAAAGTGGATAGACTGACTACCGCAGATCTTTGGAATGCATCGTTGCTTTCAAAGAGTGTTTTTGGTAGGCGAAAAGAGCATCTCGTCATTCTTACGCATGGCTTACACTCTAACGTTACGTCGGATTTATTTTATATCAAGGAACAGATTGAGAAGACTCAAAACCAACATGAGGAAATGCTAGTTGTGAAAGGATTCACCGACAATGTATGCAAGACAGAGAAAGGCATAAAATGGCTAGGGACCCGGTTGGCCGAACATATAGTTCATAACCTATACAATGATGCTACTGTaaaaatttcattcattGGACATTCATTAGGCGGATTGGTTCAATCCTTCGCAATTGCTTATATCTCTTACAACTATCCAAAGTTTTTTGAACAGGTTGAACCTGTAAACTTCATAACAATGGCATCTCCCATGCTTGGGATTGTTAGTGACAACGCAGTTTATATCCAGCGGCTATTGGCAATGGGTATTGCCGGTAAGACGGGACAGGATCTCAGCCTACAAACATACAATGGACTTAAACAGCCTCTTCTACAAACTTTATCCAGCTCGTCTGCTTTGAGAAGGATTCTAAAATGCTTTAAAAGCTGCACAGTGTATGCAAATGCTTGCAATGATGGAATTGTACCATTATACACATCCGCACTATTATTTCTAGattatgatgatattttggatAAGCTTAACATGAATACTGAAGATTTACAGACAgacttctttcaaaggaaCTTCATCTCTCCGCTAACTAAGGCCATGGATATATTGATGCCTCAGAGGGTCTCACAAAACGGAACAAAGATACCTGTGGCATCGATGCTTGATTCTGCATACTCAGTATTGATTCCTCCACTACCTGACAAATCTTATATAACTGATCCGAAAACAAGGAAAGACGTTGTAGTACATGATAAAGTATACAGCGGACAGGATATTCCAGATCATCAATCTAATAGCCAATTGGAGGTCATGAATAGCTCAAATGTTCTACTTAAAACATTTAACATAGCTTTTGGCGGGCAGTATAAAAAATTGGAGGAACAAATAGCAAGAAATTGGCATAAAGACGTCAAATGGAGGAAAGTCATTATAAATTTGAAGCCTGATGCTCACAACAATATCATCACCAGAAGAAGGTTCTCTAATGCGTACGGTTGGCCGGTGGTTGATCATTTAACTGAAACTCACTTCTTGAATGACGATAAATCTTCACGATCATGGAAACTGGATCCTATCTCGAAGGACGAAGATTTTGACTGGATTGTAAAGCCAACGGTAGATAGCGTATTCGACGTAGGTCCAACGGGCATGATTTGTACTTTTGGGGAAATGTTGGAAAATCTGAAAACGTCCACACTGGAAGGTATGACCGAAAGCACTGTGCCAACGTCGTACAGCCAGGAAGAATTGTTTAAATATGAAGACTGTTTGGATAGGGATGGCGGAATACTTCCTTAA
- the TIP20 gene encoding Tip20p (similar to uniprot|P33891 Saccharomyces cerevisiae YGL145W TIP20 transport protein that interacts with Sec20p required for protein transport from the endoplasmic reticulum to the golgi apparatus) yields MLQSIQDLINIDSHIKEVSSKRDELAERLKQLKDEEDDFINQMDLIEKRLDDATAEISSISNIAHIEPLRLKYGRLQVLDQIENLFRQKEVFRHETEVIEEIEKVSTEQLQSVDLEHLSTLKQRIVSLGIESMEVITRFNSLLEAIAKELMEKFKQDLLNSKWDTDYFVSSKKIIHDIRQQSSTLFNLQTLWLDDSSDDNENRQYWNFQGISHNFLIKFMYHFSNPKFEDSGQQKQSIELYFKFLDRYLETKLFRCIDIFCDEKSGLTKEFVHEQFINHTLNPIRNKITQTLLNISENQTNENLRTMIVLISQIFINDNALIKKHYYTGIGLVSLLPTKVLEAWLEFELDSTLDQYEKIVSSALLTNGADLVKLLESMYQYFEPCFNIDYYHLNSYKLQIVSRIFLELVSRYNKFIISPDPALSLLPEEKQLEITFLKLHNIVLLEQCVSELRFKPAFIELTYIFNKLSNSTYPSIFTESFSALEETVVTVRESIIHRWKKILKASLSPYFRLSKWQEISNPPAQCSTELIGAIQKSSKLKAEFALLKLPTNISISIFHGLLTQWIFYLKDYVVKVNNFSENGLKQVMLDYGELKTVLQLDDVPQCVQEEEFEEFMKVLSLKYNGKSQVLPFLSKGYMSQSQDYLEVRDALGLKYISNSELDYALYKIL; encoded by the coding sequence ATGCTGCAATCAATCCAGGATCTTATTAACATTGATTCGCACATTAAAGAGGTGAGCTCAAAAAGAGATGAATTAGCAGAAAGGCTGAAACAGTTGaaagatgaggaagatgatTTCATTAACCAAATGGATCTTATCGAGAAAAGGCTAGATGATGCAACGGCAGAAATATCTTCGATTTCAAATATAGCACATATAGAACCACTACGATTGAAGTACGGTCGTTTGCAAGTATTAGATCAGATTGAAAATTTGTTCAGGCAAAAGGAAGTGTTTCGCCATGAAACTGAGGTgatagaagaaattgagaaagTCTCGACTGAGCAGCTACAGAGTGTTGACTTGGAGCATCTCTCAACTTTGAAACAGCGAATAGTATCGCTTGGAATTGAATCCATGGAAGTGATAACGCGATTCAACTCTTTACTTGAAGCGATTGCTAAGGAACTTATGGAAAAGTTCAAACAAGACTTATTAAACAGTAAATGGGACACAGACTATTTTGTCAGCTCCAAGAAAATCATACACGATATTCGTCAGCAATCTTCAACACTATTCAATTTACAGACGTTATGGTTAGATGATTCTAgtgatgataatgaaaatagGCAATATTGGAATTTCCAAGGTATCTCCCATAACTTTTTAATCAAGTTCATGTACCATTTTTCCAATCCAAAGTTTGAGGATTCAGGTCAGCAAAAGCAGAGTATCGAGctttatttcaaattccttGATAGATATTTAGAAACAAAGTTGTTTCGCTGTATCGACATATTCTGCGATGAAAAGTCAGGTCTCACAAAGGAATTCGTTCATGAGCAATTCATCAACCATACATTGAATCCaataagaaataaaatcaCCCAAACTTTGTTAAATATATCGGAAAATCAAACGAATGAAAACCTTAGGACAATGATTGTCCTAATATCCCAAATTTTCATTAATGACAATGCGTTGATCAAAAAACATTATTACACCGGCATTGGTTTAGTGTCCTTGTTACCTACAAAAGTCCTAGAAGCTTGGTTAGAATTTGAATTGGATTCCACACTAGAtcaatatgaaaaaattgTATCCTCTGCTCTTCTTACCAATGGTGCCGATTTGGTGAAGCTTTTAGAAAGCATGtatcaatattttgaacCTTGTTTCAATATCGATTATTATCATCTAAACTCGTACAAGCTCCAGATCGTCAGTAGAATATTCTTGGAGCTTGTGAGCAGGTACAACAAATTCATAATATCGCCAGACCCAGCCTTATCATTGCTTCCGGAAGAAAAACAACTGGAAATCACTTTCTTGAAGCTACACAATATAgttcttcttgaacaatGTGTGTCTGAACTTCGCTTCAAACCAGCATTTATTGAGTTGACAtatattttcaacaaattgagTAACTCGACTTATCCAAGTATCTTTACGGAATCCTTCTCAGCTCTGGAAGAAACAGTCGTGACAGTAAGGGAATCAATCATTCATAGgtggaagaaaatattaaaagCCTCTCTCAGTCCCTACTTTAGACTCAGCAAATGGCAGGAGATTTCTAACCCTCCGGCTCAATGTTCAACTGAGTTGATAGGCGCGATCCAGAAATCATCCAAGCTTAAGGCTGAATTTGCTCTGTTAAAGTTGCCAACAAATATTTCTATTTCCATTTTCCATGGTTTACTTACGCAATGGATATTTTACTTGAAAGACTACGTTGTCAAAGTTAATAACTTCTCTGAAAATGGATTAAAACAAGTCATGCTTGATTATGGAGAGTTGAAAACTGTATTACAACTAGATGATGTTCCACAATGtgttcaagaagaagaatttgaagagttCATGAAAGTCTTAAGCCTAAAGTACAACGGCAAATCTCAAGTACTTCCTTTTTTGAGTAAAGGATATATGTCACAATCCCAAGACTATCTTGAAGTGAGAGATGCACTAGGCTTAAAATACATTTCTAACTCTGAATTAGATTATGCATTATACAAAATTCTATAA
- the ASF1 gene encoding nucleosome assembly factor ASF1 (some similarities with uniprot|P32447 Saccharomyces cerevisiae YJL115W ASF1 Nucleosome assembly factor involved in chromatin assembly after DNA replication anti- silencing protein that causes derepression of silent loci when overexpressed): MSIVSLLGIKVLNNPAKFTDPYEFEITFECLEPLKHDLEWKLTYVGSSRSLDHDQELDSILVGPIPVGINKFKFVADAPSPDLIPASELVSVTVILLSCSYNGKEFVRVGYYVNNEYDLEELRENPPQKVPIDHVVRNILAEKPRVTRFNIVWDNEGEEEFYPPEQEEPEEEEEEEEDEDEDEEADEDAEEDLAEEDDVDDGEGEETAPEKKKLKRDPKKSTASDVKNDEGESQAESLGPEEDEEDEEEAEEIDLEKESDSENDADLPTPQDTTQHK, translated from the coding sequence ATGTCTATTGTATCACTTTTAGGAATCAAGGTATTGAACAATCCAGCCAAGTTCACAGACCCttatgaatttgaaatcactTTTGAATGTCTTGAGCCATTAAAACACGATTTGGAATGGAAATTGACGTATGTTGGTTCTTCTAGATCACTTGACCATGATCAAGAATTGGATTCTATCCTGGTGGGTCCTATACCCGTTGGTATCAACAAGTTCAAATTCGTGGCAGATGCACCTTCACCAGATCTGATTCCTGCTAGTGAATTGGTCAGTGTTACTGTGATTTTACTATCGTGCTCTTATAATGGTAAAGAGTTTGTAAGGGTTGGGTACTACGTAAACAACGAATacgatttggaagaattgagaGAGAACCCACCTCAGAAAGTGCCTATTGATCATGTGGTGAGAAATATCCTTGCTGAGAAACCAAGAGTTACTAGGTTTAATATCGTTTGGGATAATGAGGGTGAAGAAGAGTTCTATCCTCCGGAACAAGAAGAGCCtgaggaagaggaagaagaggaggaggatgaggatgaggatgaagaggCAGATGAGGAcgctgaagaagatcttgcagaagaagacgatgTAGATGATGGTGAAGGTGAGGAAACTGCTcctgaaaagaagaaactgaaaagggatccaaagaaatctACTGCTTCTGACGTTAAGAACGACGAGGGTGAATCGCAAGCGGAATCTTTGGGACCTGAAGAAGACGAGGAAGACGAGGAAGAAGCGGAAGAGATAGActtagaaaaagaaagtgaTAGTGAGAATGATGCAGATTTGCCTACGCCGCAGGATACTACCCAACACAAATAA